One stretch of Deinococcus ficus DNA includes these proteins:
- a CDS encoding sensor domain-containing diguanylate cyclase: MPDHRLLDLLALISVAFHTFTTLEVARGPDTGLLHANLAGLLASLLIWGANHHAALRARVPVMFVGLIGAWTLRALLLAAHLRQGLDQWMTLTVVMMALAAFTFVPYRQARWLNALVMGLYGLMYVLSGETEVALLVLVLLIMALGAYLALHGHPIQQTRVWNARLERQVRHDELTGALSRRFMDEQLASLMQEPGRRGVLLVLDLDHFKAVNDGFGHQVGDRALKAAARLMQDCLRDGDLVGRWGGEEFMILLPGQGLETGVTVAGRILERFRTARLAGIPPMTVSIGVAAVSEARSREDLVRLADRRLYAAKEAGRDQAVHACDG, from the coding sequence GTGCCCGACCACCGCCTCCTGGACCTGCTGGCCCTCATCTCCGTGGCGTTTCACACCTTCACCACGCTGGAAGTCGCCCGCGGACCGGACACCGGACTGCTGCACGCGAACCTGGCGGGGCTGCTGGCCAGCCTGCTGATCTGGGGAGCGAACCACCACGCGGCCCTGCGCGCCCGGGTGCCGGTGATGTTCGTGGGTCTGATCGGGGCGTGGACGCTGCGCGCCCTGCTGCTGGCCGCGCACCTGCGCCAGGGCCTGGATCAGTGGATGACCCTGACGGTCGTGATGATGGCTCTGGCGGCGTTCACGTTCGTGCCGTACCGCCAGGCCCGCTGGCTGAACGCCCTGGTCATGGGGCTGTACGGCCTGATGTACGTCCTGTCGGGCGAGACGGAGGTCGCGCTGCTGGTGCTGGTGCTCCTGATCATGGCGCTGGGCGCGTACCTGGCCCTGCACGGGCACCCGATCCAGCAGACGAGGGTGTGGAACGCCCGCCTGGAACGGCAGGTGCGGCACGACGAACTGACCGGCGCCCTGAGCCGCCGCTTCATGGACGAGCAGCTCGCCTCGCTGATGCAGGAACCGGGGCGCCGCGGCGTGCTGCTCGTGCTCGACCTGGATCACTTCAAGGCGGTGAACGACGGGTTCGGTCACCAGGTGGGCGACCGGGCCCTGAAGGCCGCCGCGCGCCTGATGCAGGACTGCCTGCGGGACGGGGACCTGGTGGGCCGCTGGGGCGGGGAGGAATTCATGATCCTGCTGCCCGGTCAGGGGCTGGAAACGGGCGTGACGGTCGCGGGCCGGATCCTGGAAAGGTTCCGCACGGCCCGGCTCGCGGGCATTCCGCCGATGACCGTCAGCATCGGCGTGGCCGCCGTGAGCGAGGCGCGCAGCCGGGAGGACCTCGTGCGGCTGGCCGACCGGCGGCTGTACGCCGCCAAGGAAGCGGGCCGGGACCAGGCCGTGCACGCCTGCGACGGTTAA